The following is a genomic window from Adhaeribacter radiodurans.
GCAACAGTTTGCATCATAGTTCCAAATTATAGGGGCAAATTCTAAATCCAAATCAAAATTACGGAAAATTTAGCCGCATTTCAAATCCGTAAACCTCACCACCCATCACAAGGTTCTGGTTTAACGCTAAAATCAGTACTTATGTTTTTTTCGGAAAACTGCTATATTTGTAATTATTCTTTTATATTATTTGTGAATTAAGAAGGTATATATATGAAATTGACGAAGTTACTTTTAATTGGTTATTGCCTTTTATTTATACCAAATTTTTTGTGGGCCCAGGGCATTTTAAAATTTGAAAAAGAAACGCACGAATTTGGCACCATCACTGAAGGAGTACAGGCTACCTACGAATTTAAGTTTAAAAATACAGGTAACCAGCCGGTGGTAATTTCTAATGTGCAGCCTTCCTGCGGGTGTACTACCCCCGATTGGACCAAAGAACCTATTTTACCAGGTAAAAGCGGCATGGTAAAAGCTGTATACAACAGTGCCGATCGGCCGGGTGCTTTTCATAAAAGTATTACCGTAACCAGCAATGCTTCTACTCCTACCCAGGCTTTGTTTATAAAAGGAACCGTAGAGGAGGCAAGCGCCGCTAAAACTGCTTACACCCCTGCCCAGAAAGCCAGCTCACCCCGACTTACTTTTACTAAAAATACCCATGACTTTGGCAAGTTAGAAGCCGGACAAAAAGCTAAAGCTACATTTACCATTAAAAACACTGGTAAACAGCCACTTATCCTTCAAGGGGTAAAATCGCCTTGTAACTGTATTAATTATAGAATTTCGGCTTCAGAAATTGCTCCAGGAAAAGAAGAAAATTTGGAACTAACTTATACCCAGCGGCTGTTAGGAGAACAAACAGAGAAAGTAAGTTTCATTTCTAACGATATTGTATCTCCCGAAACAGCTTTAACTTTAAGGGCCAAAGTAGTGGAGAGTTTAAATACAACCAGCATCATAAAGGAGAGCAGCGCTGCTGTTCCGTTTAAATAGTTTTTTCATAGTTTTATTTTGACTAATGGCAGTGATATTATCGCTGCCTTTTTTTATTTCAGGTAATTCCTTATTCGCCTTCCTTTACCAGCCTTTTATTTTACTTATTACATTCATAAATAAAGCTTTCTGCACATTTATTTAAGCAAACTACTCCTGGATTACCTGCTATCAGATAAGTTTTTATTAATTTTGGAACTGTATTTGACAAGTAGATTTTCAGTAATAACCTACCTACTTAAACTCATGATAATAGGCGTTCCGAAAGAAATAAAAAATAATGAAAACCGGGTGGCTTTAACTCCAGCCGGTGTAGCCGAGCTACGAAAAAACCAACATACTATATATGTACAAAGTGAAGCCGGCACGGGCAGCGGCTTTACGGATGCCGAATACCAGAAAGCCGGTGCGCAAATATTACCTTCTATAGTAGAAGTGTACGCTATTGCAGATATGATTATTAAGGTAAAAGAGCCAATTGCCCCGGAATATAATTTAATTAAGGAAGGCCAATTAGTTTTCACTTATTTTCACTTTGCTTCTTCCGAAGAATTAACCCATGCCATGATTGCCCGCAAAGCTATCTGCCTGGCTTACGAAACCGTAGAACGCAAAGACCGATCGTTGCCTTTATTAATTCCGATGAGTGAGGTAGCTGGCCGAATGGCCCCGCAGGAAGGCGCCAAATACTTAGAAAAGCCATTAAAAGGCCGTGGCATTTTATTAGGAGGTGTTCCCGGCGTAAAACCTGCTCATGTATTAATCTTGGGCGGAGGTGTAGTAGGTACCCAATCGGCCAAGATTGCCGCTGGTTTAGGCGCTCAGGTAACTATCATGGATATTAACCTGACCCGGTTACGGGAGTTATCTGACTTTATGCCCGCTAACGTTATTACCGAGTACTCTAACGAATACAATATTCGGGAAGCAATTAAAACGGCCGATTTAATTATAGGAGCTGTTTTGATTCCGGGAGCCAAAGCGCCGCATTTAATTACCCGCGATATGTTAAAAGATATGAAACCGGGCACTGTACTGGTGGACGTAGCCGTAGACCAAGGCGGTTGCATTGAAACCTGCCAGCCTACCACCCACGAAAATCCAACGTATATTATTGATGAGGTGGTGCATTATTGTGTAGCTAACATGCCGGGGGCGGTACCTTATACCTCTACCCTGGCGTTAACGAATGCTACCTTGCCGTATGCGGTGCAATTAGCAAACAAAGG
Proteins encoded in this region:
- a CDS encoding DUF1573 domain-containing protein; the encoded protein is MKLTKLLLIGYCLLFIPNFLWAQGILKFEKETHEFGTITEGVQATYEFKFKNTGNQPVVISNVQPSCGCTTPDWTKEPILPGKSGMVKAVYNSADRPGAFHKSITVTSNASTPTQALFIKGTVEEASAAKTAYTPAQKASSPRLTFTKNTHDFGKLEAGQKAKATFTIKNTGKQPLILQGVKSPCNCINYRISASEIAPGKEENLELTYTQRLLGEQTEKVSFISNDIVSPETALTLRAKVVESLNTTSIIKESSAAVPFK
- the ald gene encoding alanine dehydrogenase, with protein sequence MIIGVPKEIKNNENRVALTPAGVAELRKNQHTIYVQSEAGTGSGFTDAEYQKAGAQILPSIVEVYAIADMIIKVKEPIAPEYNLIKEGQLVFTYFHFASSEELTHAMIARKAICLAYETVERKDRSLPLLIPMSEVAGRMAPQEGAKYLEKPLKGRGILLGGVPGVKPAHVLILGGGVVGTQSAKIAAGLGAQVTIMDINLTRLRELSDFMPANVITEYSNEYNIREAIKTADLIIGAVLIPGAKAPHLITRDMLKDMKPGTVLVDVAVDQGGCIETCQPTTHENPTYIIDEVVHYCVANMPGAVPYTSTLALTNATLPYAVQLANKGWQKACSENEELRLGLNVVNGQVVYKGVADAWNLPLNTTDDLLESIVG